The genomic region AGGGTTCATTCTTAATAGCTTACGTTGGCGCATGCAAAAGCATTACACAAGTCTTCACCAATATGACCCTCTTGTTCCTGAAACATGTGTGTTGTGTAATTCTGAAGTGGAAACTGCTGATCGCTTGTTAATGCATTGCAGCTTCACCCAGCAAGTTTGGAACTGATCTCATGTTAATGTCCCTAACTCCTAGAGTTCAACATCCTTAGCCCTTGGTTGAATAGTCTCATGAACAATAACCCTTCCACCATTGCTAAAGTCCTTAATATATGCTACTATCAATAGCAAGCCAGAAACAATACCATCTTCAAAAATACCACCTCTTCAGCATCACAATTATCCCATAAAGCAGCCTACCACTTTCATCAGTATAATTTAGCCAACCTGCCACCTACCCAACATAAATCCCCGTTGTCTCCTATCATCGAATGGAACCCTCCTCCTTCAAATACCAGCAAGCTCAACTTTGATGGTTCTGTCATAGATGACTCTCATGCTACAGCAGGTTTTGCAGTCAGGGACTAATGGCAATCCCATCCTTGCTGCTTCTAAGAATCTTGGGTTCACTAGTGTGCTAATTGCTGAGGCTGACGCTTTGAGAGAAGGGCTTATCCAATTGAAGCAGTTCACCACTCAACCTTTGTTCATAGAAGGCGACTCTAAACTTCTGATAAATGTTCTTCATATATGCATTTCCCCATTGCATAACTTCATCAGTCCACTACTTCATTCCCCAATTTGATCAGCTGTACACCTGTAATTATCCTATTAGCTAGGTCGAGGAATACCTAAAAGATAATCCAGTATATGGTGTGAAAGAGAGAAATTTGGAAACTCATCAGTTACAAGAGTGTAATCTTTAACACAAGGCAGATTCAATAGAAAAATATGACATTTCTTACCATTAATATTCCAAACTAACACAACTCAATATCAGAGTGTAACATTGTCTTAAACGAACAACATTGGAACCCAACAAAAACAACGAATTAAATGGTAGTAAACTTGTGGAAAACTGAACACAAAACTTGCGGAAGCTTTTTCTAGTATTTTCTTGGTAAGGCTTGGGATAAAAAGAAAAATTCTCATGCACTGTCTAAGACCCGCTTCCAGAGTCCGATGTTTGGGAAAAAAAGAAAAATTAATTCTAATAAACTTGTGAAGAAAATGTTGCTTCAGAGCAAATGCAGCAGATGACTATTTGCATGGGTTGGACTGAGAGGTTGGACCAAAAACTGTATCCAGCAGCAACAAATTGGACTGGGTTGATGTTGGGCCCCATGCAGGACCCACCATGATAGATTGTGGTCTGGGTTAAGAATTAATTGACTCATCTCTCAGTCCATGACCAATTTCTCCACGAGGCCCACGTGAAACCAAATTGCACATGGAGAGTGGACATGCACATGGGGCTATCTATTTAAACCAAATTTCCAAATGACTCTTTAATATGGGCCGTTCTGATCAAGATCTGACTGTCCATATAAAATGTGAATAGTAATTGGTCTTATGATCGATCTTATTGTTGTATTGTCGAACAAAGGACTAAAGACTGATTTGGATGAATAGTATATTAATACGGGTTAAAAATTGGTCAAACCCACCCAAAATGGGTGCATTTGCTCTCAGAGACTGCATACTTGCATAGTCTCATTCAATTAAGTCCTAGCTTGCTTGAATGATGTTTATTTTCTTGATAAGACAGTCCAATCCTGTTCAAACAGTGTAACAAACGTGCTCTTAGAACATCTCCAACAGCTTCTCCAAAATTTTTCTAAAATGGGGAAGCAAGAGCTAAAATCTCCAAAAAAAAATTATGATCAAAATCCAGCAGCTTCTCCATTTTGGAGATTTCAGCATTTAATACAACAATAAAATATAATATATCATCATTAATTATAACAAAAAAACATTATATATTTCATTGTAACAATAAACTACCCAATAAAATATTTTATTGTTGTCTTAAATTCGTTGGAGCACGTGAAGAATTTAATTTTTTGGGGAATGAAAGCTTTGCTGCAAATTTGGGGAATGAAGGCTTCCTTTTCTTCTTCATCCCCATTTTGGGGAATGAGATCACTACTGGATTATGGCTATTAGCCGACGGAACCGTTCCGTCGGTTAAGACATATATTTCGTCTGCAAAGATCTTAGCCGACGGAATTTTCGTCGGCTAAGATCCATCGGCTAAGCGTCGTCTCTTAAGACAATAGCCGACAGAATTGATGCATGATTCCGTCTGCCAAAATTCTAGTCGACGGAACTTAGTCAACGGAACGGAAATTACTTTTCCGTCGACTAAGTTTTTCTTAGTCGACGGAATATTTTCGTCTCCTAAGATCTTAGTCGACGGAAGTAAAAATTTAATTTTTTTTTTTAGTAATAACTGGCGGTTTTTTTTTCCTTTTTTAGGTTTTTTTCTTTTTTTTTTCTTTTCCTTCTCTTCCTCTTCTCCGGTGACCACGACGGTTATGTTTGTGTGTTCCCGAACAACTCCACTCCACCTCCGACGCTAAACTCGCCGGGATTCTACCGTCAAAGAACCGTACGTACGACGATTTATTGCCTTACTTATGCCGCGGAGAGTAACCGTCCGAACGTCAACCACCCCGCGAGGAGGAGGAGGAGGAGGAGGAGGTGCCGCCGAGAAGAGGAGGAGGAGGAGGAGTTGCCGCTGAGAAGAGGAGGAGGAGGAGGAGGCGGCGCTCCTTGGAGGAGGAGGAGGTACCGCGACGAAGGAGGAGGAGGAGGCGCCACGGTGGTGGGGGAGCAACCAGACGAGGGAGAGAGAGAGCAAGCAGACGAGCTAAGGAGAGAGAGATGAAGAGAATGAGGGAGAGAGAACTGAAAGTTATAGAATGGAACCGAAAAAAATTCAAAATTTTTGGCAGGCATAATTGCAGCTTAAAATTTTTGAACTTAGTCAACGGAATATATTTTCCGTCGTTTAAGTTCAAAATATTTAAGCGGCAGTTATCCCGCCAAAAAATTTTTAATTTTTTTTTTTTTTAAAATTTGGTTCCGTCGACTAAGTAGATATTTCCGTCGACTAAGATATAACCTAAGCGACGGAATAATTTTTCGTCGCCTAAGTTATCATAAATAATCATTTATATTTATATATAATGTTCAGTCGGCTAGGTAAAAATTTCCGTCGGCTAAGAAGATCTTAGCCGACGGAATATTTTTTCGTCGGCTAAGTGAAAACTTAGGCTACGGAAGGTTTTCCGTCGACTAAGTAGATCTTAGGCGACGAAAATATTATTGTTCCATCGGCTAAGTGATTTTTTCGACTAGTGGATGAGGAAGCTGTCGGACCTAAAAATAGCTCTATATTTCCCGAAATTGAGAATTTCAAGAAAATAGGGAAGCTGTTGGAGATGCTCTTACAGGCCCGATAGAAGTGGATTTGGGGAGAATGAGAAAATAAAAAACTAAATAATGGGCATAGAAAAAAAAGAAAAAGAAAAAAAGAAGTTATAATGGCCGCAGAACAAAACAGCGGGAAGCAGAGCCTGTACTGAAAAAGGAAAACCCACCGCAACGCCCGGTTAAAGCACCCAGATTTCTGCTTTCTGTTCTCTTTCAAGCTGCAAAGCTCTATGTATGCTCCCTACTTTCATTCCCCTTCTAATTTAGTGGGTTTAGATTAATTTGTACATTACTGTTACACATTCCGACTGTTCAACTCTTTCTTTTGTGGGTGTTAGATTGTTTGGGACTTTGGGTCCTCTGCATCATCTGTGATTGTGAAGAAATGGGACGTACCAAGAACATTGCTCGTAAATCAACCCATGGTGCTCACCTCAAGCCACACCGCACTCCTCCGGTGAGTTTCTTTTGTTTTCAACTTTTGGTGTTACCAAGCTGGGTTGTGTTTTTGTTGCACGCCAGGTGTTTGTTAAATGTCCTCACAGTACAACTAATTTAATTTCTTCTATATTTTTTGAAATCGTAAAAGCGTGGTGGGAAATCAGTGAAGAGGCTTCTGATGGATACTCCAAGCACCACCTCTGAAGAAGCAAGTGCTCTGGTTCTGCCCAACCTTGAGAAATTCTCTAACACTGACCTCAGAGCTGGGCTTTCTCTACTCTATGCTTCTGTAAGTAGCTACATTTGGTTCACTTGACATTTTATTTTGTGTTAGTACTTTGGTTTGAGTTGAGTTTTGAATTAGGTCTGCACTTGCGTTTGTGTCAAATGTTTGTGTCCAGATTGGGTCCTGCTCGACTGCTCTGGTGGAGAGGTATGATGCTACAGTAAGAGAAGTTTTAACGAAGGAGTACAATCAAGCTTTGGAGGAGCGAGATTCGGCCTTGAGCGAGCTGGACAATATGGGAGCAGAGCTAATGGAGGTTCAAAGCAGCTTCTCCAAGGCACAGGCTGAGTTCGAGTCAGGCAAGAGGGCATGGGAGGCTGAGAAGAAGGAATTGACTAAGAGACTTAATAAGGAGTTCAAGATCTTTGGAAGAGAGCTAAACAAGGTCGTTCAGAACTTGTCCAAGACCCAGGCTGAGCTTGAGCAGAGGTACAAGGAACATGACAGCTTGGAATTAGGGAAGAAAGTTTGGGAGGCCGAGAGGAATGAAATGGCGGAGAAGATAGAAATGGCGGAGAAGGAAAAGGAAAATGCATATTGCAAAGGGTACCTGGATGGGTGGTTCAAGAAGCCCCATGCCTATGTCCTCGCATGGCATGAGGCCAAATTGGCCGCTGAGGTTACTGATCATTGTGTTTTGCAGATGATGAGAAAATTACCAAAATCACAAGTTTAGAGGTTACATGTCATACTACGGGAAATTCTACAATATATCCAAGAGTTACTGAGGTAGTGCTAATCTTATCAGCATTTCTGTCAACGTTGCAGGTTCTATTTTGTTGACAAGGGTTCATGGATCGGAGTTCACTTTTTTTCTAACCCATGTCTATTACACTGTTCGGCTTCTTGTCTGTTTATATAAGACTCGATAGAGCTTTTATTCACACAATGAAACTATGACACTAGTCACTAATTAGCTTCAGCTTTATATGAAATGACTTTATATGCCTTGTTATTGTTTTTCAGTACCAAGATTTTGTTTCTGCTGGGTAGATAGTCATAAAATTGATTTAAATGTTTAGGAATACAAAACTGAAGAGAAATTAACAAGAATATGAATTATTGAAGGATATTGGTAAATAAGAATGGGTGAGCATGCTTCTAGATTTCTGGACGAGGGCAGGACCATCACAAGCTTCCTATGCAGTCATGGATGGACTTTGAGTATGATGAAAACATTCGAAGGGAGTTGGTCAGGCGAAAAATTACTACATTTGTGACAATTTAATTTCTTCAACTTTAGGTCGGTCATGATTCAGGAGGACATTCTGAAGCATATATTTTCTCATCCAGATTGATTTATCTTCAGCTTCACGTAGAAACAAAGGTGTTAAGTCCTTGTTTTATACGTAGGAGAGGTTTTGGAATCATGCAGAAGAAGCTGGACCATTGCTGAAGCACTAGTTAGAATTGCCGACGGGCGACGGGGACATTATGGGCTCTACATGTACGAAGGAATGGAGGGCATGAATTGCCCTAAAGACACGTTGCTAGGGCATTGAAGAGAATTATATGCCAATTTGGGATATAACTGATCGGAGATGGAGCAGGAGCTGCATTTTTGTCCTCTGTTTTTACAGAGGGAAAAGAATTACATGATGCATTTTGATCACTAAGCACTTGCATGTTTGAATGCGGTCGAACTTAACACAACCATAGCCACACAAACCATCTAACACCAAATCCACCACCTCACACAGTCACAAGTTTCTGCAAATAAATTGATTGTGAGGCCCTCTCTTTCTTTCTATCTCTCAGTCTCACATTTTCAGTACCTAAACTTCCTCCACCTTCCAGTTATGGAATCCGATTCCGACGTCGGAACCATCGGGCCTTCGAGCGTGGTCGTCACGCTCTCCCTCGTTGCCCTTTGGTTCGCGTGGCTCTACTACAAGAGGTCAGACTCCAACGCGCGGCTGCCGCCAGGTCCACGCGGGCTCCCATTGGTCGGGAACCTTCTGTCTTTGGACCCGGAGCTCCACTCCTACTTCGCGGGCCTGGCCCACACCTACGGCCCAATCTACAAGCTCCGCCTCGGCACCAAGCTCGCTGTCGTCATCACCTCCCCCTCCCTCGCCCGCCAGGTCCTCAAGGACCATGACGTCATCTTCGCCAACCACGACGTCCCCGCCGCCGGCCTGGCCGCCACGTACGGCGGTTCCGACATCGCCTGGACCCCGTACGGCCCTGAGTGGCGGATGCTGCGGAAGGTCTGCGTGCTCCAGATGCTCAGCAAGACCACGCTCGACTCCGTCCACGATCTCCGCCGCAAGCAGGTCCTGCGAACGGTCGGGTTCTTCTACGGTCGGGTCGGG from Fragaria vesca subsp. vesca linkage group LG3, FraVesHawaii_1.0, whole genome shotgun sequence harbors:
- the LOC101303308 gene encoding uncharacterized protein LOC101303308: MGRTKNIARKSTHGAHLKPHRTPPRGGKSVKRLLMDTPSTTSEEASALVLPNLEKFSNTDLRAGLSLLYASIGSCSTALVERYDATVREVLTKEYNQALEERDSALSELDNMGAELMEVQSSFSKAQAEFESGKRAWEAEKKELTKRLNKEFKIFGRELNKVVQNLSKTQAELEQRYKEHDSLELGKKVWEAERNEMAEKIEMAEKEKENAYCKGYLDGWFKKPHAYVLAWHEAKLAAEVTDHCVLQMMRKLPKSQV